cttatcacaccgtatggcttctagtagttcccctactagccatgcgtttcaagcccatcttatctcattgcatgcgtttcaacatccagaccttataccaccgcatgcgtatcaattaTAACAACAACACGGCAGAAACTTCGTACAAACACAATAAAAACCACACTGAAGAagcctcgtgcaaacacaataacaatcctttcaataataacaTGTGTGCCAAAacgtaacaactcaacaaaatgacTTTCATAagatgtgcccatatgccacaacatttcctcaaaataattttaatatcacaaccacgcatagccctcggctcaacaacactgaatacaacagcaacaacattaataacacgagaatacggtaagaaatcaacacaagaacttcatAACACAAAAGAAACGGAATAACGAACTCAAAAAGAAAGACACAATAGCgaaataatagtctcaacaagaatagttcaacaagggagaggtaatatgtaacaatgattccacaaaagtgtaattcgacaacaagagagatagcatgaatcaatgaccccaaataagaattccattaaggctaagcccgagcacgtactcgtcacctcgcgtacacggccttcacatgacacaattggcacaaatgactcaaatcttaaggggtagttttcccacacaaagttaggcaggatacttacatCAAGGAATCTagaccgttactctaaaatgaccttctcgagtaaaacaacctccggacggctcaaatctagccaaaataacatcaaatcataaataaaaatcataggaaacaattccggataataaagcttcaatctttaacaagaactaaaaagtcaacccaaaagacaaCCCCCGatcccgcacctcggaacccgataaaatttataaaatccgaatactcattccgatacgagttcaaccagaCCAAAATTATCAACTCCCGATATTAATTCGTcgttcaaatcatcattttacacttTTAAAAGATCttacaattttttccaaatttccaacttaattctctaatttaatgatgaaaacaaagataaaaccatgaaataaaatcaaaatcgggtaaagatcacttaccccaatcaaccacgtgaagaacccctcaaaaatcgctcaaatccgaggtctctagctcaaaagatgaaaaattgaCAAAACCCACCCTTTCGGAaatatattctgctgcccagcAATTTACACATCGCGATCGTAGAAATGcaattgcgatcgcgaagaaggaaatgacCACTGCCTAGAATtttattctacgcgatcgcgaacaaatgcatgcgatcgcgaagaagggaacaACTGATGCCCCAAGAAtgtactatgcgatcgcaaaccaAAATGTGCGATCATGAAGAAAAAATACACCAGCTGCTAAAGTTGAGCTACTCGAACGCGAATACGATGAAGGAGAATATACATGATCGTGAACCTTATACttcgaacgcgaagaaggaaaatggtTCACTCACCAAatagcctatgcgatcgcgtctGCGCCTTTGTGATCACATAGAAGGACATCAGACACCAGAACTTCAGCATTCCAAAACATAAGAAAATGGCCCATGGCCCATCCGAAACgcacccgggaccccgtcgagacatgccaacaagttccataacacagacctgctcgaggcctcaaatcacatcaaacaacgtcgaaactgcaaatcgcaccacgaatcgaacttataaatttccaaatcttctaacttctacaacttgcgctgaaacatatcaaatcaactcggaatgatgccaaattttgcgtacaagtttcaaatgacagaacggagctaatccaactctcgaaatcgcattccggactcaatatcaccaaagtcaactctcggtcaaatcaCTCAACCTTTCAAAAATTCAGTTTTCCAATTTTTGCCGAAATGATTCagattaccctacggacctccaaatctaaatccggacgcacgcctaagtccaaaatcaccatacgaaactattggaatcaataaaatgccatttcggagtcgtctacataaaagtcaaatttcggtcaactcttaccacttaatcTTTAAAAGTAAGAATCTTTCTTCCAAATTGACCCTGAATCCTCTGAAAACCGAGCTCGGCCACACACGCAAgccataacacataatacgaagctgctcgagacctaaATCCGCCGAatgggatgctaattctcaaactGACCGGCTGCGTCGTTACATAGATTTTCACCAAGCAAATTCTAATTTCAACAAATGGGcacaaaaaaaaacaaagaaactcacaaaattccaTTTCTCAAAGGAAAAATATTGATCACAAAAGCAAACTTCTATTAAAATGACATCCATTTATTCCACAAGCTTCTTCACTGTGAAACaattaaagattcaatctttgaATTCTGAATCATTCAAATTTATCACTAAAACTTATGGGTCTTTAAGATATAATAAAAAAACTCATGGGTCTTCGAGGAAAAAACGGATAGTTAGTTACAGTAGAAGTTTAGTGGAGAGTGATCAACTGCGGTGGGATGTATGGAAGCGAGCTATGGATGCAATTGAATCATTGGGAGGGAGGGTGAGAGTAGGGGATGTTGCCGGTAAGGCTGGTCTTCAGTTGAGTGAAGCACATATAGCTTTGCAAGCTTTGGCTACTGATTCTAATGGCTTCTTGAAGGTAAAATTTCTGATCCTTTTTTTATGTTTTGAGATGCTAATGTTACTAATTTTGCATATTGTAACGTCAATTTGACTTTGTAATATATGTGCAATTTAGTATGGTTAAAGATTTTTTTATGACTGTGAATTTTGGGCTAGCTTGTCTGTGGACTATTTCACCTGATGCATGTCACCCCTACCAGAATGAATTGTATGTTTGTTTAGGAAGAAATTTGTAATTTAAAGAATGAtttgtatgtttgttttcaaAAATATATTAGTACTAAGTAGTAGTATTTGGAAATGCTAATGTTAGTAAACTTCTGATATTTTTTATGCTACcttgccttttttttttctttttgacaaAGTTGCCTATGAGTTAATTTGGGTTATATAGACAATCCAACTTTTAGATAGGTTAACTTGGGTTGTGCTTGATTTGATCCATTAATGAATTTATTTCCAACCAACTCGCAAAGATTGATATTTTAATATTTACCCCTTCCGTCTCATTTTATGTGATGGTGTTTGACTAACATAAAACTTAAGAAATAAAAATTGATGAAACTTATAGTATAAAACGAGTCATAAAAATTCGTGTGACTATAATTGAGAAatataaagttaaattatttttaaatgtaTAAATACGTCTTCTCTTTTGAGAcaaactaaaaaagaaagtatCACATGCCTTGCAATGTCTCCCAAACATGTGAAGGAATGAGTTAGGAGCAGAGTCACTAGTTCAGCTGCATTATAAATTGCAGAAGCATATTGATGGATAGGCTTGATTAAAGGGAAGAAGAGGGTTGATTGACCGATGATGAGATGTTGAGACGTGTTATAGAGGAAAGTAACTAACAATCTTCCAATAGCTGGATGTGTGACAGAAATTAGAAGTTGTGTTTTCAGAACTGTGTATTGAGTTTCTTATTATaaactttaaaaataaataaaagaattgtGTGCTGTGTTTTCTGATAAGTTTCTTCAAGACTCTTCATTTCTGCAATTGAGTCCTCTTAATATTTGTGGAATACTATTCATAATTAaacatttattttttcttttgacaAATCCTATGCTTCACCTCAACTGTTGAACTAGACCATGTAATTATTGTATATTTGATTTTTCGGCTAATATGGTTTTGATAGGTGTCTGATGAAGGTGATGTCCTATATGTGTTTCCCGAGAATTGTCGATCAAATCTTGCTGCTAAATCCCTCAATATTGTCGGTTGCTGAATGTGTTATATTGTCTGTTCTGGTAATTTTTAATTTGACCTTTTTACTTGTTGAAGAAGAAGTTGCTTCTATGTTAACTTTTGTTACATGGTCTATTTTCTTAAGTTGATTTAAAGGCCTGGCTTGTAGCCTCTTTTTGGGCTTTGGAATAAATTCATCTACAGTCTAATAAAATCATTTGTATTTTAATACAATGATATATTATAATTCCCTGCATCCCAAAAAGAATGATAGGATTCAGAGCACGAAGGTTAAAAAGCATATAATTTTcagtttgaatttaaatattgATTACATATTCAGAGATTTCATAAAAAGAGCATTACAATTtcttataattaaaatatttaaaatgttaAGGATTATCATGTCTTAAAAGATAGAGGTGGTACCTTGCCAAATGTCCTTAAAAGTAGATTGATCAGCACGTTTTGTTAATCAACTCCTTATTAGGTGTTGAATTATCTCGAACTACTAGGGGCTAGGGAGGCATTGGTACCGAATTAATAGCTTTGCGTATGGTAATTTCTTGCAAGCATGTAAGTTTTGTCGACTTTTGTACTAAAGATTTGCAATTTCTTAGAATTGTATTGGCAGGTTATGATATTCTATTCTTTATTTCATTTCTGATAAGCATGGAAATTCTATCAGTGTCCAGACTTAGTGTGAACACTTTTTTTTATAAGGAACTTGGTGTGTACACTTTTCCCCGGCACCAACAGAAGTTGGTGTTCAGATGGGCTTGACTATCAAGTTTAGCATTCTTCCTTTAACTAGTTTTAAGGTTGAATACATAGTTTACACATCAACCTTGTAGCGAAATCCCTATTACATATCTCTCCTTCAAAAAAAATCTTTTACACACTTAACTTTTTAAAAGTGTGTCTAAGGCACACTACTTTTGACCAGATAGCACTTGTGTATTTACACACACAAAAAAGCGCGTGAAACCCGTAAAAAATTCCATTTTTTGTCTCCCTTCCACACAGgaacccctccccctccccctccctctCGTCATCTTCCtcagaccccccccccccaaaccccaaCTTCTTCCCCAAATAGAATTTTTGAAAGAGCATAAACTTTTAGATCTAAAATTGGGCGATTTTTGTTGGTTTATTGTCTAAATATTGTAAAAATCATTTATTTGTAAGAGATTTAAAAGCTTTAACAGTAATATCGAAGGTTTGgttaaaaaaaaaactagaatccacCATTGTTGGGATATTAAAAAAAACGTGTAAATTCAATTGGGTCTTGTTGACTATTGGGTTGTTGAACTCAATTTGTTGCTCTATTATTTTCGGCTAGTTGTTTAAATAGTATGGTTGAATTTTGGTGTTATTGGAAACTTTTTCACAAACAACTATGGTGGCAGCAACAATGGTGCTTAAGATAGAAATTGGAAAGATGAAGAAGATGAGTTTTAattgtaatttcttaaaaataaattCCTTTTTAAGATCAATGACACGTGTCACGACTCTATTAGGGCGTGACTTTCACGTTATTTAAAAAATTAGTCAAGCACAAAATAGGTGTGTCTTAGACACACTTCTGAAAGGTTGAGCGTGTAAAAGGTTTTCCGTGACCGAGAGGTGTGTACAAGAGATTTCGCTGCAAGGTCAAtgggtaaactatgtattttgccTAGTTTTAACCCTTCCACTATGCATTATGTGGaatattgatggtaggctataattgtgtgttttagttgcttatcgcactctaatttactgcactttaatgaAGTTGAGCTttcaatcgctagtgttttgcactaattgtgtgttttatatcttgtaggagtgattccgagttatgtagataaTATGGAACTAATTCaagttatttggagctttgaagtatgagtaaaggCCCAAAGAAAGAAGCCGGGATTGTGTTCGAGGGTCGAGGATCACTGCTGGATGTCAAAATTAAAGGAAGAATCAActacctaaggaggctaaggagaagtgagagaagcaagagcacaaggatttcatcattcaatcctcactcaagataagagtttggatcgttttatgttttcctttaacttaactttatttgtgatgaattactccacatatatggagtag
This sequence is a window from Nicotiana tomentosiformis chromosome 5, ASM39032v3, whole genome shotgun sequence. Protein-coding genes within it:
- the LOC108949139 gene encoding uncharacterized protein At5g03900, chloroplastic-like; this encodes MTSIYSTSFFTVKQLKIQSLNSESFKFITKTYGSLRYNKKTHGSSRKKRIVSYSRSLVESDQLRWDVWKRAMDAIESLGGRVRVGDVAGKAGLQLSEAHIALQALATDSNGFLKVSDEGDVLYVFPENCRSNLAAKSLNIVGC